A genomic segment from Papaver somniferum cultivar HN1 unplaced genomic scaffold, ASM357369v1 unplaced-scaffold_3, whole genome shotgun sequence encodes:
- the LOC113341606 gene encoding peroxisome biogenesis factor 10-like, whose product MNSNFNRDDNPDYYRQPHACHMTGFETNAYLDVDEHGSTANNCKNSTTDENQSENKRDQMCAICWEDMEVGGTTTIKKCSHKFHYSCISKWMNKQNTCPLCRLYSDFPLSDSCFTPVYPNE is encoded by the exons ATGAACAGTAATTTTAACAGGGATGATAATCCCGATTACTACCGTCAACCACATGCTTGCCATATGACAGGATTTGAAACAAATGCTTATTTGGACGTCGATGAGCATGGCAGCACCGCAAACAATTGCAAGAATAGTACAACAGATGAAAATCAATCAGAAAACAAGAGAGATCAGATGTGTGCAATTTGCTGGGAAGATATGGAAGTTGGTGGAACTACTACTATTAAGAAGTGTTCACATAAGTTCCATTATAGTTGTATATCAAAGTGGATGAATAAGCAAAATACTTGTCCTCTTTGTAG ATTATATTCTGACTTCCCATTAAGTGATTCTTGTTTTACTCCTGTCTATCCGAATGAATGA